The Paenibacillus sp. FSL W8-0426 region AAGCGCTGCTTCAACTGATGCAGAAGCTGGCAGCCCTTCAGGAAGAGGGGATCGAGTGGGTGGACGAGTCTACCGTCATCATACGTCCATAACGCCAAAAGGGGCCTGGGCGGCAAGAAACTTTGCGAACTGCGGGGCGTATACTTTTAACAAGACTATTATAGGTTTGCAGATTGATATAGAAAGTAGAGTGAACGCTTTGAATGAGAAGGAAAAAACGCCTTATGTCGTGACAAGCAAGAGCTATACTGCCGTGGCGATCAACGCCGCATCCAAGGCCGGAGAATGGATCAAGAGCCGTCTTGGCACGGTTGCCGAGCCTGGCACCAAATATTCACCGCAGGACTTGGTGACAGAGGTGGATAAAGGCGCAGAGCAGATGATTCGCCGGCTGATCCTGACGCACTTTCCCGATCATGCCATCTTGGGCGAGGAAGGTGTTGAACCGGGACCGGAGGCTTCGGCCAAAGCATTGAAAGAAGCGCAGGAGGAAGAATACCTGTGGATCGTCGATCCGGTGGACGGCACGACCAATTTCGTGCATGGTTTCCCGTTCTATTCGGTATCCATCGCCTTGGCCCATCGCGGAGAAGTGATCGTGGGAGTGATCTATGATCCCTCCCGTGACGAAATGTTCGTGGCGGAAAAAGGAAAAGGAGCCTACGTTCACGGTAACCGCATGAAAGTGTCGAATGAGCAGAACCTGGCCCAAAGTCTGATTGCCGTCGGCTTCCCGGCAGATCCTACATTTGCGCTGCCGCTGAACATGGCGGCAGTGCAGGCTCTTGCGCCTCAGGTACGCAACCTGCGCGCCGGCGGATCGGCCGCCCTGCATTTGGCATACGTTGCTGCAGGTCGTCTCAGCGCGTACACCGAAGTGGGGCTGAAACCGTGGGACATCGCGGCGGGGGCACTGCTCGTGGAAGAGTCCGGCGGCCGTGTGAGCGATACGATCGGAACGCCGTACCAGTTGTCCGTGAGTCATGTCGTGGCCAGCAATGGCGCCATTCACGATGCATTGACCGACGTGCTGAAGAAAGCACGCGCCACCGGTTTGGAATAATTAGACCGAATAAGAGAAAGGAGCGAAGAGCCATGGATGAATCCAAGGAGCTGGAGCAGCGATTGCGCGAGATGTTAACCGAAGGGGAGATGGAGGATTCCGACGATACGCGTGAGCGCGAGCGTCAGGTGCTT contains the following coding sequences:
- a CDS encoding inositol monophosphatase family protein, whose translation is MNALNEKEKTPYVVTSKSYTAVAINAASKAGEWIKSRLGTVAEPGTKYSPQDLVTEVDKGAEQMIRRLILTHFPDHAILGEEGVEPGPEASAKALKEAQEEEYLWIVDPVDGTTNFVHGFPFYSVSIALAHRGEVIVGVIYDPSRDEMFVAEKGKGAYVHGNRMKVSNEQNLAQSLIAVGFPADPTFALPLNMAAVQALAPQVRNLRAGGSAALHLAYVAAGRLSAYTEVGLKPWDIAAGALLVEESGGRVSDTIGTPYQLSVSHVVASNGAIHDALTDVLKKARATGLE